A DNA window from Equus quagga isolate Etosha38 chromosome 21, UCLA_HA_Equagga_1.0, whole genome shotgun sequence contains the following coding sequences:
- the LOC124231330 gene encoding protein C-ets-2 yields MNDFGIKNMDQVAPVSNSYRGTLKRQPAFDTFDGSLFAVFPSLSEEQTLQEVPTGLDSISHDSTNCELPLLTPCSKAVMSQALKATFSGFKKEQRRLGIPKNPWLWTEQQVCQWLLWATNEFSLVNVNLQRFGMNGQVLCNLGKERFLELAPDFVGDILWEHLEQMIKENQEKTEDQYEENSHLNSVPPWINNNSLGFGVEQAPYGVQTQSYPKGGLLDGMCPSSSAPGALGSEQDFPMFPKSRLDTISVNYCSVPQDFPGSSLNLLASGSGKPGDRDPPENGADSFESSDSLLQSWNSQSSLLDVQRVPSFESFEDDCSQSLCLSKPTMSFKDYIQERSEPVEQGKPVIPAAVLAGFTGSGPIQLWQFLLELLSDKSCQSFISWTGDGWEFKLADPDEVARRWGKRKNKPKMNYEKLSRGLRYYYDKNIIHKTSGKRYVYRFVCDLQNLLGFTPEELHAILGVQPDTED; encoded by the exons atgaaTGATTTTGGAATCAAGAACATGGACCAGGTGGCCCCCGTGTCTAACAGTTACAGAGGGACGCTCAAG CGCCAGCCAGCCTTCGACACCTTCGATGGGTCCCTGTTTGCTGTTTTCCCCTCCCTAAGCGAAGAGCAAACGCTGCAAGAAGTGCCAACAGGCTTGGATTCCATTTctcatg ACTCGACCAACTGTGAATTGCCTCTCTTAACCCCGTGCAGCAAGGCTGTAATGAGTCAAGCCTTGAAAGCTACCTTCAGTGGCTTCAAAAAGGAGCAGCGTCGCCTTGGCATCCCCAAAA ACCCCTGGCTGTGGACTGAGCAACAGGTGTGCCAGTGGCTTCTCTGGGCTACCAACGAATTCAGTCTGGTCAACGTCAATCTGCAGAGGTTCGGCATGAATGGCCAGGTGCTGTGCAACCTGGGCAAGGAGCGCTTTCTAGAGCTGGCACCTGATTTTGTGGGCGACATTCTCTGGGAGCATCTGGAGCAGATGATCAAAG aaaaccaagaaaagacagaagatcaGTATGAAGAAAATTCGCACCTCAACTCAGTTCCTCCTTGGATTAATAACAACTCCTTAG GTTTTGGCGTGGAGCAGGCGCCGTATGGTGTGCAGACGCAGAGTTACCCCAAAGGCGGTCTCCTGGACGGCATGTGTCCCTCGTCGTCAGCGCCCGGTGCGCTCGGCTCTGAGCAGGACTTTCCGATGTTCCCCAAGTCCCGGCTCGACACCATCAGCGTCAACTACTGCTCCGTCCCTCAGGACTTCCCGGGCAGCAGCCTGAACCTGCTCGCCAGCGGTTCTG GGAAGCCCGGAGACCGCGACCCCCCCGAGAACGGCGCGGACAGCTTCGAGAGCTCCGACTCGTTGCTGCAGTCCTGGAACAGCCAGTCGTCGCTGTTGGATGTGCAGCGAGTGCCTTCCTTCGAGAGCTTCGAAGACGACTGCAGCCAGTCCCTCTGCCTCAGTAAGCCGACCATGTCTTTCAAGGATTACATCCAAGAGAGGAGCGAGCCGGTGGAGCAAGGCAAACCAGTTATTCCTGCGGCCGTGCTGGCCGGCTTCACCG GCAGTGGACCTATCCAGCTGTGGCAGTTTCTCCTGGAATTGCTCTCCGACAAGTCCTGCCAGTCGTTCATCAGCTGGACTGGGGACGGATGGGAATTCAAGCTGGCTGACCCCGACGAG GTGGCCCGCCggtggggaaagaggaaaaataagccCAAGATGAACTACGAGAAGCTGAGCCGGGGTTTACGCTATTACTACGACAAGAACATCATCCACAAGACGTCGGGGAAGCGATACGTGTACCGCTTCGTGTGCGACCTCCAGAACTTGCTGGGGTTCACCCCCGAGGAACTGCACGCCATCCTGGGCGTCCAGCCGGACACGGAGGACTGA